One genomic window of Entelurus aequoreus isolate RoL-2023_Sb linkage group LG07, RoL_Eaeq_v1.1, whole genome shotgun sequence includes the following:
- the LOC133653298 gene encoding sodium-coupled neutral amino acid transporter 3-like isoform X2 yields the protein MKMEMDKVPNGNQHTGAAVATDAEVPEEEQMFLEHKSRTPKSPQFTDFEGKTSFGMSVFNLSNAIMGSGILGLSYAMSNTGMLLFLVLLICIACLSCYSIHLLLRSAGFVGIRAYEHLGMRAFGQPGKILAGVVITLHNIGAMSSYLFIVKSELPLVIQAFLGQTSGSDEWFMNGNYLIIFVTLAVILPLALMKHLGYLGYTSGFSLSCMVFFLCVVIYKRFNIACPLEVFGNFSVSADTSEEACSTKYFNVNQETAYAIPILAFAFVCHPEVLPIYTELRSPTKRRMQNIGNVSILGMFVMYFLTAIFGYLTFYGNTEAELLHTYSKVDPLDTLILCVRLAVLVAVTLTVPVVLFPVWLVDCPSGKFSSLHRGMLTMVLVTLSLHQPV from the exons ATGAAAATGGAAATGGACAAAGTACCAAATGGTAATCAACACACTGGAGCTGCAGTGGCGACGGACGCAGA AGTCCCAGAAGAGGAACAAATGTTTCTGGAACACAAAAGCAGAACACCAAAGAGCCCTCAGTTTACAGAC TTTGAGGGCAAGACTTCCTTTGGAATGTCCGTCTTTAACCTGAGCAACGCCATCATGGGCAGCGGCATTCTGGGACTTTCCTACGCCATGTCCAACACAGGCATGCTGCTTTTCCT GGTTCTGCTGATATGTATTGCGTGTCTGTCCTGTTACTCCATCCATCTCCTGCTCCGTAGTGCTGGATTTGTGG GTATCCGTGCCTACGAGCACCTGGGCATGAGAGCCTTTGGCCAGCCAGGCAAGATCCTGGCAGGTGTGGTCATCACGCTGCACAACATTGGAG ccATGTCCAGCTACCTGTTCATCGTGAAATCAGAGTTACCGCTGGTAATCCAGGCTTTTCTAGGCCAAACATCTGGATCTGA TGAATGGTTCATGAACGGAAACTACCTCATCATCTTCGTCACTCTGGCCGTCATCCTGCCTTTGGCCCTCATGAAGCACCTCG GTTACCTGGGTTACACAAGTGGCTTTTCTCTCTCCTGCATGGTGTTCTTCCTCTGTGTG GTGATCTACAAGAGATTCAACATTGCTTGCCCACTGGAAGTGTTTGGCAACTTCTCTGTCAGCGCAGACACTTCAGAGGAAGCATGCAGCACCAAGTACTTCAACGTCAACCAAGAG ACGGCGTACGCCATTCCAATCCTGGCCTTTGCTTTTGTTTGCCACCCTGAAGTTCTTCCCATCTACACCGAGCTCAGAAG TCCCACCAAGAGGAGAATGCAGAACATCGGCAATGTTTCCATCCTGGGCATGTTCGTCATGTACTTCCTCACCGCCATCTTTGGCTACCTGACCTTCTACG GAAACACGGAAGCAGAGCTCCTGCACACCTACAGCAAGGTGGACCCCCTGGACACTCTGATCCTCTGCGTGCGATTGGCTGTCCTGGTGGCCGTCACACTCACCGTCCCGGTGGTCCTCTTCCCT gtctggttggtggattgtccttctggaaagttctcctctctccacagaggaatgctgaccatggtcttggtcacCTTGTCCCTCCATCAGCCAGTTTAG